tcaaactaAATCTcgatcaatttattttaaaaagtaatactttacctacattttctttaaaaataaattttaaaattcaaaaagattatttttttaaaagaaaaaagctttTGTCAATTCTAAATTCAAACGGGACGCTAATTAGTATGTGGATTacataatatcaaaattatttttgacccATTAAcaataacttataataattaaataaagtaatCTTCCACATTGCTGACCATATTAGAAATAGATATGagtgaaaatatatttaataagaaaaaaaagtgatttacttattttcttgtaaaaaattgTCTTTAGCTAAATTGTTTACATTCAACCATTGAATTGTTTAATACCTACAAAAtacttaattgaattaaatgtttatctatttactttttctttttttacttatttcttttgttgttcCTCCATTTCTCATCTAACAAAacctttaaaaataaaaatgcaactTAATTATCAGTTTCAccgtttcttttattttattttatttaaataaaatttattatcaaaaaaatctaaatttctaacaggtttataaatatttaaataagaagTTAATACAGAACAAACATAAAAACATACCTTAGATAATAAAGGAAACAAAATCACTTTTGAGTATTATAGCTGGGAAATACATTTATAGTTTGAATATATGATTGCTAGATTGTATGCTTATAGtgttaatttgaatttaattatcaaaagataTATAACAGAGGTAAGAACTGAAGATATATTCACCATTGGATGGTGATTAGAGAAACTTTTAGGGCTGAAAACCACACACATATGACTAAGcttgatttaaaattataattaaaattctcaTGCAGAAGTAGttccataaaataaaaggatacaCCAGCAAGTAAGGGATGAAATGACAAGATAATTGATAAGGTTTTTAAGATATAGAGAAgctaatcaaattcaaataagGAACTATTTTACATTCTCAACCGCTCTTAATTTCATCGACTATCCAGTCTCCAAGGCCTCTCAACGCCATTGTCACTTCATTAATCCTGCAAAAATGTAATAACCCTAAAACAGAATTAgtcctaaaagaaaaataatcgATCAACTGAGTCCAGAAATGAACCCCCAGGATTTATTGATATCAAGAAATATATGTAGAGGGAGGGAACTTTTACTAACAGTGTTGCAGCTGCTACCAGAAACTGATCCAGCTGTAGAGTTCGGAATGTACCTAGCCCACTATATCCAAGAACAAAGAATAGATTAATTACAATGACccacaaaaattagaaaaatttagagctcattaattatatataatatgatatcaTAAACTCTGGATGaataagaagagaaaatgGTCACATTTTTTGCTGCAGTGCTGAATGCTTCTCGATGCGGTATCTCAGGATTTGCAGCCTTGATGCGCTGTATCTCCTCCCTAAAATTCAAGTAAATggatttaattagttaaatatatacataaatgtgaaaaatgtatcaattttcttttatttaaaaaagaaagctaTATGATTGATCGATGAAAttatatcttctttttattacttCATAAATCGATTGTAAGCAGATGGAAGTCGGTGTTTCTTCTCAGGTGCTGCAATGTCAAGAAATCCAACGTTAGTACGTTTATCCAGAAACATTACAATGAATCTATTAATGGTGATTTAAGTTGGGGGGGTTTCTTACGCTTGACTACAAAAGGTGCTTTCGGTGACAATGGTTCACTTGATGTGGATGAAGAGGACGATGAAGACTGACCCTTTTTGAGATCGCTGAAGAAACTCTGCTTATATGTCCAACAACACAACCTTTCTTTAGTAACTACAGGAAAACTTTCATATATTTCCTTTGAAGATACTAAGAAGTTCAAGGCTAGTCGATCGAACGTATTCGAGTTCAAATTCTCTGGAGAAGAAAAGGGGAATGAAGAGAAGCCCTAAACACTAATGGCTTCTTTTTGTCCCTCTCCTCTTTAGATGACTGAATCTGTTGCGTTAATGTTAAGGTAGAGGCATAAATACCTGAAGAGTCAATTGATGATCAAGGCATTGACCTTGGAGTGGAGGTCTGGTGCTGAGAAAAGATAGGTTACTACAATGACCACATTTCACTGTCACTGTATCCAGCAATCTCTTGCATGGAATTCCAACCTATAAAACAACCCAACAATCGAAAAGAatacacaaaataaataatattctacTTATCTCTCACTTTCATCATACAAACTCAAgcgattttcttttttgaaaaaaaaaaaaaaaggatttgcTAAAGATTATAACTAGTCTTCAAAGCTAATTATGGAAGAAATCTATAGGTGGGAGTATAGCATGCGAACTCATGTATCATATAGCAAATTCTATAATAGGGTTAGAATATATATACCATAGCTTATAATATGATAGCTAGGGATAGATACATACATGAGAGAACATGAAGTAAACTGCCATATATGTATTTTGGTTTGTATGTAGGAAACAAGTATCTAATCATTTATACATTCTTGCTAGCATGTGAAAAATTACCGCAAGAACAGTGTTGCAGAAGTTGCAACGGACATAGCAGAGATGCTCAGATGGTGGAACTAAGTCCATGGTCACCTTTTCCTCCAGGTTCAttctcaaagaaaaaggagaagaaagaagatagAACAAGAGAAGCGTAGTGTAGGGTTTTGTGAGAGGAAAGGAAGTGCTTGAATAATGGGAGCAGATCAGTGTCAACAAGAAAATCTTGTGTTACTAATACTAGTGAtaggcttttcttttttttcttttttagaaaaagaaaaaagaaattttggcAGAAAGAGCAGCTTCTTATAAGTATTTGCAGCTGGGCACGGATACTTAGACACTGTAGCTAAACAGATACCAACCAAATTCTCGTGATATTCTCTTAATTGACACAACTCTCAAATCTGGATTTGCACCTTGCTTTCTTTCATGCATCTAATCTTGTTAtcaagcatatatatatatatataatatatatgatgATGATTTTTCACAAAGACTTGTGCCTAATTAAGAATATCATGCAGTGATGAGTCTCCAAATTGGAAGACTGCATACTAGTAACtgaaatgagttttatttgccTTTTTGAAGTAATTAATTAGAGTTGGAAGTTTGAACCCCagatataatatatacatacaaaTTTAGTTAACTCAATTAGACAAGAGACATGGGATACTTCTTCTTGTAGTTGACTTAAACATTAGATGGTGTCTAAGAAAATGAATGAATCTAAATTCCATTGATACATCTAATCATATGAAATCTTGTTTCTAATTCTAACAGTCtacataaacaaaaataaggcCTTGTATATACTAAGAAGAGTTGAGCATCGGCGTCATTATTGGCACAAACATAAGATgtagaaagatataaaaagGCTTTCAGATGACAAGATAGTTGAAAGAAAGTTGTGGAGGGTGAGGCCAAAAAATTATCAGCAAGGAGGAAGATGAAGTGAAAAGATAGTGAAGAGAGGGCAACCTGTCCATGCATTCCGTCTTTTGTGGGTGCAATGCTAAAGAAGGAAAATTGAAATAGACATGAGAGACAAGCTAAGGTCATTGTCAAAACATTGACATGTATACTAGTGGATGAATCATGAATGAATGGatttagaagaagaaagaaaagaaaagaaaggaagatgGGGTTCTGTGTCTTGTTGTGATGGGACGATTCCTGAATTTCTAAACATAGTATCAAAGCTATAGTAACGCTTGGTATCCACACCTTTCTCTGCTTGTATAAATCGACTTTCCCTAGGTACTCTATTACCCTCAAGGTCTCTCCTTAGTCCGATGTATAGGTAGGTTTCttgctttttatatttttatttcttctacttATTAAACCATTAACCATGCATGAGATGCGAATCCTTTTTGTGTTTATCTCAACCCCCGCTCCTTCCTTCCACTTCCGTGTGAAAGATCTAATCAAGAATGAacctaaaaattcaaaaatatttattatagtaacttaataaatttttttaataaattcaatttataaaatagcagcataaattaatttaacttaatgTTTCACTTCTATACATTTAACATAATCTCAAGTCTCAGCAATGTTTGTTTATAATTTCTGCTAATGTTGAGAACGGAATCATATATGTTGCAACGAGATTCCTATAAAAGTGTGTTAGCTTTGGGTTTGAATCTTTACAATATTACCTGCTGAAAGAAAGACTCCCCCCCATAGTCACAGTACCATATAGTTCTGTTCATTAACGGATTTGAACACAATCATTGGAGCCATTGCTACCCTGTTTCTTGACCCTTTTGGAAATTCTGATTAGACTTCTCCATCTCTTCATCTCTCTTTTTACCCTCTGTCTCTTTATTTTGAAAGTAGTTTACTTAACTTTCTTGAACACAAATCATATCCTGTTTCTTAGCATCTCATACTGTATTGGGTCTGCTTTCCTTTGGTGGGTTCTTGCAATATAGGATTTACgagtttctttatttttcttttcaatttgttaCTTTCAACTCCATGATGTTGATATATTTAGGCcttaaattagttttagttaattagatattaattatttttttgatgtataaataaagaacttaCTCAACCCTATATACTCTTATCCTAATGATGCcatctttaaattaaaaaaaaaaagaataatctaaaattagatttatccaaagttttttttttctttaccatATCATTAGATCATATTATAAGAGGAGAAACCAGCTTGTTAATAGTTGTGCATGTGGGATAAAAGGGAGAGAATATATCTATAacgtatatttattatatataaaatacacTATATATATTGtcttttaagataaaaaaaatacagaaCAAATAGAgattttagaaagaaagaaagaaaaagaaaagttgagACAAAATGAACAAGAGTGGTGGGTGAATTTCTGAAGCTAAATGGGCAATTTGATTTGCAATGAAGAAGAgctacattattattattacccAAATTTCCTTCACTTCCAAACACTACCCACAAATCGAGTCAGAAACATCATTTAGGTCTTAGGAAAAGAGATCTTAATTGAAGCAGCTATTTCGATCTTTTTCATAAATTGtgaaaacttttcttttaacagCTCAGTTTGATGATGGCTTCAAGCCTTCTTTCCTAATTCGTAACTCAAGAATCacatttatttctctctcttaaaaataaaattataaaattaaatttttattaatatatatcttataaaattacGTTATTGCCATTAAACTTTATAGTTAAGAGCATATTCTTATACTATTTTTGGGCAAAATGCATTTTTAGCCTATTAAattctttagttttattttattgagtattttaattttgattttatttcattggttttttatattttattttttgattgtATTAAGGATTTAATGCtcattaatcaaaataaaattaaaagtataaggactcaataaaataaataaaaatctcatgtaatatgtattaaaagtttaataaaataaattaaaaatttaatggttaaataaaataagatagaaACTTTCAGAAGCTTAATAAcggattttatttattatttattatattttgatgcAAATATGCCGTGGAAATCTTCAAAAGTTTGGAACCCAAGCCCCTAAGCTAATAGAGAAACGCAACGGTATTAGTTGGGAAGTTAGCTACGTCCACATGATATTGTACAAcccttatatattttgttacaCATTAATCATTGATGAAagggagaaaaataaaataaaacaaaatttcaatGACTCAACAACGAAAATCAAAAGCTTGAAAATTTGATGCTGAACAATATTAAGCTATGATTTCAACaaaaaacaatattaagttattaaaattgattatgtTTAATCTTAATGTTTCAAttctaaattttcataattttctataatttttcataaacactttagtttaatttttattactttttttagaaTCTGATAAGCTTTTCAAAAAGTGGAGAGTGAAGACATAttttcttcctacttgaataAATTCTCGATCTAGATGgagtttttactttattattttatatctttctatttaataccatgatcattggtTAAATATGCTAAGCTAGTTGTGTTcagtttatattttacttttgtatgaatcttgttatttatttatttaatgaataatttttttacttttatatatttattagtttcatttattattattggttgaccattatattaatttagtagtaatatttgttatgaaaatctttaggttaaaagtattaaaaatatcatttttactttaatatatgttggtataagaaacctaggttgcataattagcttgagtgatttagagaaAACGGCACATCACcgtctcattcattagatctaggcttaaagtaaaatcaggagattactaagtaaatggctagactaaatactatttttagcatataattttagatcataagtatttgcatttgcattacatatttatttattgtttagttactttattttaCGAATATTAGTCTCTTAACATAAtaatttagagtgtttagatttacttttatttttttgtgttgataattagtctttataataagtgacATTATAATTTCTTGAGAGGTCGACttcgtggtgaacttacctTTACTATAGAAACGGTGCAAGCactaaaaaagacacatcataaaccattttaaaaaaatactagaTGAAGTCCTATTATGATATAATTACAGTAGGTTATGACATTTATTTGCAATAATTGAATAAGAAAAGTTAAttgaaatcaataaaaatataatatagaaaaatttaatctatataattgaatttgaatagtaaaaaatttatttgacaTCATTTAACACTAATTTATAGGTATGTATCTTTGGATTTGATtccattaaatattaataattcattataaatctcttaatatagaattatttttaaatttaagtatgTCCGTGAACAAAATTTGTAtcatagattttaattttttttatgtttaataaattaaatatataggatatatattttaattaactaatttttttttatttcctttgaaattttaaaatatttcttatttttatatatactattttaatgcagcaaaaatttaaaataaaaataattgaaagagaagagtgatttgtgaatttttttgaataaaaaagtgttttataattgatctaattttaattctagtaatttttaaatagtattaatatcaaaaacaatttttttgttacttgttctagaaataaaattgCTTTTTCAATGTCATACTTCATTGTCGTTGACAACTTTACCCCTATGTTTTCAAATGTTTTCTGCATCTACTACAGCTGGAGGGAAATTGTTAAAACATTTAGTTTCCGCTCCCGCCACTTCTCTCTCGTATCCGCGAGAGATTCGATCAATCACCGTCCCTTCCTTCTACTGCTACAACTACTTTGGAGATACAGGGCTCGACTTTTGTTTCCTATGGCGAAATCTAAagaagaggaggaagaagaagagaaatcaAACGGACTTGAAATAGTTTCAATCGGATCTCTATACACTGGAATCTGGGATAAGAAGTACTGGAGTTCTTCTAGGGTTTGTTATTCctcattttgttattattaaaattcatgcGCTGTCTGTGATTGATTATATTCTTCAATTCTTATGACGAATCGACGTGTATTATTTGTTCGTTGCTATTGCTGAtaccttttttttgtttataaatctAAGTATATTTTG
The Ricinus communis isolate WT05 ecotype wild-type chromosome 1, ASM1957865v1, whole genome shotgun sequence DNA segment above includes these coding regions:
- the LOC8264609 gene encoding protein CRABS CLAW isoform X1, whose product is MNLEEKVTMDLVPPSEHLCYVRCNFCNTVLAVGIPCKRLLDTVTVKCGHCSNLSFLSTRPPLQGQCLDHQLTLQSFFSDLKKGQSSSSSSSTSSEPLSPKAPFVVKPPEKKHRLPSAYNRFMKEEIQRIKAANPEIPHREAFSTAAKNWARYIPNSTAGSVSGSSCNTGYYIFAGLMK
- the LOC8264609 gene encoding protein CRABS CLAW isoform X2, translated to MNLEEKVTMDLVPPSEHLCYVRCNFCNTVLAVGIPCKRLLDTVTVKCGHCSNLSFLSTRPPLQGQCLDHQLTLQSFFSDLKKGQSSSSSSSTSSEPLSPKAPFVVKPPEKKHRLPSAYNRFMKEEIQRIKAANPEIPHREAFSTAAKNWARYIPNSTAGSVSGSSCNTD